A single Pseudomonas sp. HN11 DNA region contains:
- a CDS encoding carboxymuconolactone decarboxylase family protein, giving the protein MEPRLDYYTASPQALKGMLMLEATTFGLSIEKPLLELIKIRVSQLNHCGFCTDMHSMAARQHGETERRLFALCVWRDSPFFTAREKAALAWSESVATLPSSTVSDELFAAVRLEFSEQELVDLTMAVSSISGWNRLAVSFRQQPPNA; this is encoded by the coding sequence ATGGAACCCCGCCTGGATTACTACACCGCCTCGCCGCAAGCGCTCAAGGGCATGCTGATGCTGGAGGCGACAACCTTCGGCTTGTCCATCGAAAAGCCTTTGCTGGAGCTGATCAAGATTCGTGTCTCGCAGCTCAACCATTGTGGGTTCTGTACGGATATGCACTCGATGGCGGCACGTCAGCACGGCGAGACCGAGCGACGTTTGTTCGCGTTGTGCGTATGGCGCGATTCGCCGTTCTTCACGGCGCGGGAAAAGGCCGCATTGGCGTGGAGCGAATCGGTCGCGACGCTGCCGAGCTCGACAGTGTCGGATGAACTGTTCGCCGCCGTGCGGCTGGAGTTCAGCGAGCAGGAGTTGGTGGACCTGACCATGGCGGTGTCCAGCATCAGTGGCTGGAACCGCTTGGCGGTCAGTTTTCGGCAGCAGCCGCCGAATGCCTGA
- a CDS encoding TetR/AcrR family transcriptional regulator has translation MPRVSRKQAELNREIIVEAATHLFRERGLHGISLSDVMAAAGLTHGGFYGHFASKEALATEACQQAFEKANLGWQDKINRSKDMPTAREAILRPYLSAAHRDNPGEGCPISAFTPDMCREPADTALQHAFIEGVEQSIEVFAQLQEEDRQAALAKYAMIIGAVTLARATRGSDLSDEFLEAVRKALLPIDSSPSVPA, from the coding sequence ATGCCTCGTGTTTCCCGCAAACAAGCCGAACTCAACCGCGAAATCATCGTCGAGGCCGCCACGCACCTGTTTCGCGAGCGTGGACTGCACGGTATCAGCCTGTCCGATGTCATGGCCGCTGCCGGCCTGACCCACGGCGGTTTCTACGGGCACTTCGCCTCCAAGGAAGCGTTGGCGACGGAAGCCTGCCAGCAGGCATTCGAGAAAGCAAACCTGGGTTGGCAGGACAAAATCAACCGCAGTAAAGACATGCCGACCGCACGCGAAGCGATCTTGCGACCCTACCTGTCAGCGGCCCACCGTGACAATCCGGGAGAGGGCTGCCCGATATCTGCATTCACCCCGGATATGTGCCGTGAGCCTGCGGACACGGCCTTGCAACACGCCTTTATTGAGGGTGTCGAGCAGTCGATAGAGGTATTTGCGCAACTCCAGGAGGAAGACCGTCAAGCCGCGCTGGCCAAGTACGCCATGATAATTGGTGCAGTGACACTGGCGCGTGCGACACGTGGCAGTGACTTGTCAGATGAATTTCTTGAGGCCGTACGAAAAGCCCTTCTTCCCATTGACAGTTCTCCGTCCGTCCCAGCATGA
- a CDS encoding DNA-3-methyladenine glycosylase I has product MDTPGLTTDETGHTYCTWRTAAPEYPRYHDQEWGVPVADDIQLYEKICLEGFQAGMAWITILRKREQFRAAFEGFDFRRVAQYGEADIERLMQDPGIVRNRAKIVSTINNARRACELVDETGSLARWLWAFEPSEDERPEVVDMAYWTGNPTSPASVRLSKALKKRGWTYVGPTTMYALMQAMGMVNDHLEGCVCRPQIEDLRRRFQRP; this is encoded by the coding sequence ATGGATACACCAGGACTGACCACCGACGAAACCGGGCACACCTACTGCACCTGGCGCACGGCCGCGCCGGAATACCCGCGTTACCACGACCAGGAGTGGGGCGTACCGGTGGCGGATGATATCCAGCTGTACGAGAAGATCTGCCTGGAAGGCTTCCAGGCGGGCATGGCGTGGATCACCATTTTGCGCAAGCGCGAGCAGTTTCGGGCGGCGTTCGAGGGCTTTGACTTTAGACGGGTGGCGCAATACGGCGAGGCGGATATCGAGCGGTTGATGCAGGACCCGGGCATCGTGCGCAATCGGGCGAAGATCGTTTCCACCATCAACAACGCGCGTCGGGCCTGTGAGCTGGTGGATGAGACGGGTTCGTTGGCGCGCTGGCTGTGGGCGTTTGAGCCCAGTGAAGACGAGCGCCCTGAGGTGGTGGACATGGCTTATTGGACGGGCAACCCCACGTCACCGGCGTCGGTGCGTTTGTCGAAAGCCTTGAAGAAGCGCGGTTGGACTTATGTGGGCCCGACCACGATGTATGCGTTGATGCAGGCAATGGGGATGGTCAACGATCACCTGGAAGGCTGTGTGTGCCGGCCACAGATCGAAGACCTGCGCCGGCGGTTCCAGCGACCTTAG
- a CDS encoding SDR family oxidoreductase: MSKTHLFDLDGKIAFVSGASRGIGEAIAKLLAQQGAHVIVSSRKLEGCQHVADAIIADGGKATAVACHIGEMEQITHVFAGIREQFGRLDILVNNAATNPQFCNVLDTDLGAFQKTVDVNIRGYFFMSVEAGKLMRENGGGSIINVASINGISPGVFQGIYSVTKAAVINMTKVFAKECAAFGIRCNALLPGLTDTKFASALVKNDAILKMALAQIPLKRVADPSEMAGAVLFLASDASSYTTGVSLNVDGGFLS, encoded by the coding sequence ATGTCCAAGACCCACCTGTTCGACCTCGACGGCAAGATCGCATTCGTTTCCGGCGCCAGCCGTGGCATCGGCGAGGCCATCGCCAAGTTGCTGGCCCAGCAAGGCGCCCACGTGATCGTCTCCAGCCGCAAGCTGGAAGGCTGCCAGCACGTGGCCGATGCGATCATCGCCGATGGCGGCAAAGCCACGGCCGTGGCCTGCCATATCGGTGAAATGGAACAGATCACCCACGTGTTCGCCGGTATCCGCGAGCAGTTCGGTCGCCTGGATATTCTGGTCAACAATGCCGCGACCAACCCGCAGTTCTGCAACGTGCTGGACACCGATCTGGGGGCGTTCCAGAAGACCGTTGACGTGAACATCCGTGGCTACTTCTTCATGTCCGTGGAAGCCGGCAAGCTGATGCGCGAAAACGGCGGCGGCAGCATTATCAACGTGGCGTCGATCAACGGGATTTCCCCCGGGGTGTTCCAGGGCATCTACTCGGTCACCAAGGCCGCCGTGATCAACATGACCAAGGTGTTCGCCAAGGAATGCGCCGCCTTTGGCATCCGTTGCAACGCCCTGCTGCCGGGCCTCACCGACACCAAGTTCGCCTCGGCGCTGGTGAAGAACGACGCGATCTTGAAAATGGCCCTGGCACAGATTCCGCTCAAGCGTGTAGCGGATCCCAGCGAGATGGCCGGCGCCGTGCTGTTCCTGGCCAGCGATGCATCGAGCTACACCACCGGCGTGTCGCTGAATGTGGACGGAGGTTTCCTGTCCTGA
- a CDS encoding serine/threonine transporter: MNDQANSVDERYETTPATLTSWSRQDTTWMLGLFGTAIGAGTLFLPINAGLGGFWPLVILALLAFPMTFFAHRGLTRFVLSGREGSDITHVVEEHFGIKAGALITLLYFFAIFPILLIYSVALTNTVGSFMEHQLHIMPPPRAILSFVLILGLLGVVRCGEQVIVKAMSLMVYPFIVALLFLAVYLVPHWNGGILSTASQVPAPSALLNTLWLAIPVMVFSFNHSPIISAFAVDQRRQYGAHADERSSQILSRAHLLMVGMVLFFVFSCVLTLSPAQLAEAKAQNLSILSYLANHFNNPTIEFAAPLIAFVAIAKSFLGHYIGASEGLKGLVLKTGRRPSAKRLDRMTAAFMLVVCWIVATLNPSILGMIEALGGPIIASILFLMPMYAIRKVPAMAKYRGQASNVFVTAVGLVAITAVVYSFFA, from the coding sequence ATGAATGATCAGGCCAATAGCGTCGACGAACGCTATGAGACGACACCTGCAACCCTCACAAGCTGGAGCCGCCAGGACACCACCTGGATGCTTGGCCTGTTCGGCACCGCCATTGGCGCCGGTACGCTGTTCTTGCCGATCAACGCGGGCCTGGGAGGCTTCTGGCCCCTGGTGATCCTCGCGCTGCTGGCGTTTCCGATGACCTTCTTCGCCCACCGTGGCCTGACCCGTTTCGTGCTGTCCGGCCGTGAAGGCTCCGACATTACCCACGTCGTGGAAGAACACTTCGGCATCAAGGCCGGCGCGCTGATCACCTTGTTGTATTTCTTCGCAATCTTTCCGATCCTGCTGATCTACAGCGTGGCGTTGACCAACACGGTCGGCAGCTTCATGGAGCACCAACTGCATATCATGCCGCCGCCACGGGCGATCCTGTCGTTCGTGCTGATCCTTGGCCTATTGGGCGTAGTGCGGTGCGGTGAGCAGGTGATCGTCAAGGCCATGAGTCTGATGGTGTATCCGTTTATCGTCGCCTTGCTGTTCCTGGCGGTGTACCTGGTCCCCCACTGGAATGGCGGCATCCTCAGCACCGCAAGCCAGGTCCCGGCGCCGTCCGCACTGCTCAATACCCTGTGGCTGGCGATTCCGGTGATGGTGTTTTCGTTCAACCATTCGCCGATCATCTCGGCCTTCGCGGTGGACCAGAGGCGTCAGTACGGCGCCCACGCCGATGAGCGCAGCTCGCAGATTCTGTCGCGCGCGCACCTGTTGATGGTGGGGATGGTGCTGTTCTTCGTGTTCAGTTGTGTGCTGACCCTGTCGCCGGCGCAATTGGCCGAGGCGAAGGCGCAGAACCTGTCGATCCTGTCGTACCTGGCCAACCACTTCAATAACCCGACCATCGAGTTCGCGGCACCCTTGATCGCGTTCGTGGCGATTGCCAAGTCGTTCCTGGGGCATTACATCGGTGCGAGCGAAGGCCTCAAGGGCCTGGTGCTGAAGACCGGTCGTCGTCCGAGCGCCAAGCGTCTGGACCGCATGACGGCCGCGTTCATGCTGGTGGTGTGCTGGATCGTTGCGACGTTGAACCCAAGCATTCTCGGCATGATTGAGGCGCTGGGCGGTCCGATCATTGCGTCGATCCTGTTCCTGATGCCGATGTATGCCATCCGCAAGGTGCCGGCCATGGCCAAGTACCGTGGGCAGGCGTCCAATGTGTTTGTCACGGCGGTGGGGTTGGTGGCGATCACTGCGGTGGTTTATTCGTTTTTTGCTTGA
- a CDS encoding 2-hydroxyacid dehydrogenase has translation MTATVLVLVETINEYLPIIESNDFHVILAPTPAERAEAIKAHGSQIKAVLTRGPLGLYAEEIAALPLLEIICVIGAGYEHVDLQAASNRGIVVTNGAGVNAPSVADHAMALLLSLVRGIPQTDAAVRRSEWPKVMRPSLGGKQLGILGLGAVGLEIAKRASLGFGMEVSYHNRQPRDDVDYTYCATAVELARASDFLILATPGGASTRHLIDRHALDALGPNGYLVNIGRGSVVVTADLVAALEQRRIGGAALDVFDDEPKVPDALKRLSNTVLTSHVAGLSPEAAHDTVQRVADNLVEYFAGRPVLTPVALPPPTK, from the coding sequence ATGACCGCTACTGTTCTGGTCCTGGTTGAAACCATCAACGAATACCTGCCCATCATCGAGAGCAACGACTTTCATGTGATCCTGGCGCCTACACCCGCCGAACGCGCCGAAGCCATCAAGGCTCATGGCAGCCAGATCAAGGCCGTGCTCACCCGTGGCCCGCTGGGCTTGTATGCCGAAGAAATCGCCGCCCTGCCCCTGCTGGAGATCATCTGTGTGATCGGCGCCGGCTACGAACACGTAGACCTGCAAGCCGCCAGCAATCGCGGGATCGTCGTGACCAATGGCGCGGGGGTGAATGCACCGTCGGTGGCCGATCACGCCATGGCATTGCTGCTCTCGCTGGTGCGCGGCATCCCGCAGACCGACGCCGCCGTGCGCCGCAGCGAATGGCCGAAGGTGATGCGCCCGTCATTGGGCGGCAAGCAACTGGGCATCCTAGGCCTGGGTGCCGTGGGCCTGGAAATCGCCAAGCGGGCATCCCTGGGCTTCGGCATGGAGGTGAGCTATCACAACCGTCAGCCACGCGATGACGTGGATTACACCTACTGCGCAACCGCCGTGGAACTGGCGCGCGCCTCGGACTTCCTGATCCTGGCCACGCCCGGCGGCGCCAGCACCCGCCATCTGATCGATCGGCACGCCCTGGATGCCCTGGGACCGAATGGCTACCTGGTCAACATCGGCCGTGGCAGCGTGGTGGTCACCGCCGACCTGGTCGCCGCCCTGGAGCAACGACGCATCGGCGGTGCCGCACTGGACGTGTTCGACGACGAGCCCAAGGTGCCCGACGCGCTCAAGAGACTCAGCAATACCGTGCTCACCTCCCACGTGGCGGGCCTGTCACCGGAAGCGGCCCATGACACCGTGCAGCGCGTGGCGGACAATCTGGTGGAATACTTCGCCGGCCGCCCCGTGCTCACGCCGGTCGCCCTGCCCCCGCCCACTAAATGA
- the pdxR gene encoding MocR-like pyridoxine biosynthesis transcription factor PdxR, with protein MELHVVINGRKDLAEQLYQQLREAIGSGRLAAGAQLPPSRLLAEQLGVSRKTVSDTYATLTYEGLLIGKTGRGTFVNARAPQSERLQSATDLACAASLTKWQSLPSPMRHPTRDSTLRYEFIGGATSRNQFPQDEWRRCTQDALRRIAQNSGFYSQPEGLPALRSAIAGHIAFSRGVNCRDSDIVVTNGAQQALDLIARVVLEPGSIVAMEDPGYSPARQLFMAMGASVASVPVDDQGIQVDRIPDGTRLIYVTPSHQFPLGMPMSLPRREALLARAFALGAIVIEDDYDSEFRYEGRPTDSLQSMDARGVVTYVGTFSKTLLPELRLGYAVLPPAIYGAVLKAKQLTDQHSSTLPQWALAKFISEGYLLKHIRRCHTVYAGRRERILQRLAGDLSPWFETVPTVAGFHMAALCKVPVNLPLLIELARRVEVGLYPLDVFFHDAPVRPGLIIGFGAIETLDIDLALDKVRDILQQIG; from the coding sequence ATGGAACTGCACGTTGTGATCAACGGCCGCAAGGATCTGGCCGAACAGCTCTACCAACAGCTACGTGAGGCCATTGGCTCCGGGCGTCTGGCCGCCGGCGCGCAACTGCCGCCCAGTCGCTTGCTCGCCGAGCAGTTGGGCGTTTCGCGCAAGACCGTGTCCGACACCTATGCCACTCTGACCTATGAAGGCCTGCTGATCGGCAAGACGGGCCGTGGCACCTTCGTCAACGCCCGAGCACCGCAAAGCGAACGCCTGCAAAGCGCTACCGACCTGGCCTGCGCTGCCAGCCTGACGAAATGGCAGTCGCTGCCCTCGCCCATGCGTCATCCCACTCGCGACAGCACCCTGCGTTATGAATTTATCGGCGGCGCCACCAGCCGCAACCAGTTCCCCCAGGATGAATGGCGGCGCTGCACACAGGATGCATTGCGGCGCATTGCCCAGAATAGCGGCTTCTATAGCCAGCCCGAAGGCTTGCCCGCGCTGCGCAGTGCCATCGCGGGGCATATCGCGTTCTCGCGTGGGGTCAACTGCCGCGACAGCGACATCGTGGTCACCAACGGCGCACAGCAGGCGCTGGACCTGATCGCCCGCGTGGTGCTGGAACCGGGCAGCATCGTCGCCATGGAAGACCCCGGCTACAGCCCCGCGCGCCAGTTGTTCATGGCGATGGGGGCCAGCGTCGCCAGCGTGCCGGTGGACGACCAGGGTATCCAGGTCGACCGGATTCCCGATGGCACGCGACTGATCTACGTGACGCCGTCCCACCAGTTCCCGCTCGGCATGCCCATGAGCCTGCCGCGCCGTGAAGCCTTGCTGGCGCGAGCGTTCGCACTGGGCGCCATTGTTATTGAAGACGACTACGACAGCGAATTCCGCTACGAAGGCCGGCCTACCGATTCGCTGCAAAGCATGGACGCACGTGGGGTGGTGACCTATGTCGGCACCTTTTCCAAAACCTTGCTGCCTGAATTGCGGCTGGGCTATGCGGTGCTGCCGCCAGCCATTTACGGCGCGGTACTCAAGGCCAAGCAATTGACCGACCAGCACAGTTCGACGCTGCCGCAATGGGCCTTGGCCAAGTTCATCAGTGAAGGCTACCTGCTCAAGCACATCCGCCGCTGCCATACGGTATACGCCGGGCGACGTGAGCGCATCCTGCAGCGTTTGGCAGGGGATCTGTCGCCGTGGTTCGAAACCGTGCCCACCGTGGCGGGGTTTCACATGGCGGCGTTGTGCAAGGTGCCAGTGAACCTCCCATTGCTGATAGAACTGGCGCGCCGGGTAGAAGTAGGTTTGTACCCGCTGGATGTGTTCTTCCACGATGCGCCGGTACGTCCCGGCCTGATCATCGGCTTTGGCGCCATCGAGACCCTGGACATCGACCTGGCGCTGGACAAGGTCCGCGATATCCTCCAGCAGATTGGCTAG
- a CDS encoding cysteine hydrolase family protein, which translates to MADALLIIDMQTGLYDGPAKPFARERVLATINQLIERARHADAPIFVARHTGPAGSPIEAGSPLWQLWHELKVDESRDHLFNKTRPSCFLGTNLEQQLKAAQVKGIVIAGMKTQFCIDTTCRVAVELGFSVVLPQDGHTCMDTPLLKAEAIIEHHNATLAGVFVKRARAAEISF; encoded by the coding sequence ATGGCTGACGCCCTGCTGATTATCGATATGCAAACCGGCTTATACGATGGTCCGGCAAAACCCTTCGCGCGCGAACGCGTGCTCGCCACCATCAACCAACTGATTGAGCGCGCCCGCCATGCCGATGCCCCAATCTTCGTGGCCCGCCATACCGGCCCGGCAGGTTCACCGATTGAAGCCGGCAGCCCGCTCTGGCAACTGTGGCATGAGCTGAAGGTAGACGAGTCCCGTGATCACCTATTCAACAAGACCCGCCCAAGCTGTTTCCTGGGTACGAATCTTGAACAGCAACTGAAAGCAGCCCAAGTCAAAGGAATAGTGATCGCCGGCATGAAAACCCAGTTCTGCATCGACACCACTTGCCGAGTAGCTGTGGAACTGGGGTTTTCGGTGGTGCTGCCGCAAGACGGTCATACCTGCATGGACACACCACTCCTTAAGGCCGAGGCGATTATCGAGCACCACAATGCAACTCTGGCCGGGGTATTTGTGAAGCGCGCACGCGCGGCCGAGATCAGCTTCTGA
- a CDS encoding cupin domain-containing protein, with protein MKRLLAASLMLASLSAFAHEPVYNQESVKVLQEHALANVPGKKTIMLTVDYAPGQATVPHSHTGTAVAYVLEGAVTSRVNDEKAKTYKVGESFYEPAGSRHFESSNASQTKPAKLLVVMVLDDKAEVLTPLKQ; from the coding sequence ATGAAACGACTGCTCGCTGCCTCCCTGATGCTCGCCTCGCTCAGCGCCTTTGCCCACGAACCGGTATACAACCAAGAGTCGGTCAAGGTGCTTCAAGAGCATGCTTTGGCCAACGTGCCCGGCAAGAAAACCATCATGCTCACCGTCGATTACGCGCCCGGCCAGGCCACCGTGCCGCATAGCCATACCGGCACCGCCGTGGCCTACGTACTGGAAGGCGCGGTCACTTCGCGGGTGAATGACGAGAAGGCGAAAACCTATAAGGTGGGTGAATCGTTCTACGAACCGGCGGGTTCGCGGCACTTCGAATCGAGCAATGCCAGCCAGACCAAACCGGCCAAGCTGCTGGTGGTGATGGTGCTGGATGATAAGGCTGAAGTGCTGACGCCTCTCAAGCAGTAA
- a CDS encoding phosphotransferase family protein codes for MALHDQSTQIRPGEELDASLIDPYLKAHIPGLSGTPTISQFPGGASNLTYLLEYPGQEFVLRRPPFGHKAKSAHDMGREYRILNQLKDGFPYCPKAYVHCTDESVIGAEFYVMERVNGIILRSDLPSELGLDAANTEALCKSFIDKFVELHQVDYNACGLADLGKPEGYVERQIRGWSDRYEKALTPDAPRWEAVRAWLNDKMPADHPTSSIVHNDYRFDNVILDPHNPMQIIGVLDWELTTLGDPLMDLGNTLAYWIEATDPAPVQLMRRQPSNAPGMLTRREFVDYYAERSGIQIDNFDFYYTYGLFRLAGIVQQIYYRFFHGQTQDKRFAQFIHMNTLLEQMSLNVISKSSL; via the coding sequence ATGGCGCTGCACGACCAATCGACCCAGATTCGCCCAGGCGAAGAACTTGATGCGAGCCTGATCGATCCCTACCTCAAGGCCCATATCCCGGGCCTGAGCGGTACACCCACGATCAGCCAGTTTCCCGGTGGCGCGTCCAATTTGACCTACCTGCTGGAATACCCAGGCCAGGAATTCGTGCTGCGCCGCCCGCCCTTTGGCCACAAGGCCAAGTCCGCCCACGACATGGGCCGCGAATACCGCATTCTCAACCAGCTCAAGGATGGCTTCCCCTATTGCCCCAAGGCCTATGTGCATTGCACGGACGAATCGGTGATCGGTGCCGAGTTCTATGTGATGGAGCGCGTCAACGGCATCATCCTGCGCTCCGACCTACCGTCTGAACTGGGCCTGGACGCTGCCAACACTGAAGCACTGTGCAAAAGCTTCATCGACAAGTTCGTTGAGCTGCACCAAGTGGACTACAACGCCTGCGGCCTGGCCGACCTGGGCAAGCCCGAAGGCTATGTGGAGCGCCAGATCCGTGGCTGGAGCGATCGCTACGAAAAAGCCCTGACTCCCGACGCCCCGCGCTGGGAAGCGGTACGCGCCTGGCTCAACGACAAGATGCCGGCCGACCACCCGACCTCAAGCATCGTGCACAACGACTACCGCTTCGATAACGTGATCCTCGACCCGCACAACCCGATGCAAATCATCGGCGTGCTGGACTGGGAGCTGACCACCCTCGGCGACCCGTTGATGGACCTGGGCAACACCCTCGCCTACTGGATCGAAGCGACCGACCCGGCGCCCGTGCAACTGATGCGCCGCCAGCCAAGCAACGCGCCCGGCATGCTCACTCGCCGTGAATTCGTCGACTATTACGCCGAGCGCTCGGGGATCCAGATCGACAATTTCGACTTCTACTATACCTACGGCCTGTTCCGCCTGGCCGGCATCGTGCAGCAGATCTACTACCGCTTCTTCCATGGCCAGACCCAGGACAAACGCTTTGCGCAGTTCATTCACATGAACACGCTGCTGGAGCAGATGAGCCTGAACGTCATCAGCAAATCGTCCCTTTAA
- a CDS encoding putative quinol monooxygenase: MPACAFNTVHVRAAAGRSAELGERLRQIAEAVRTAPGCLDYTVRRDPVDPDLWTVSGHWACAAQLTEHFALPALQGFIELTSQHLARRLDFDH; encoded by the coding sequence ATGCCAGCCTGTGCCTTCAACACTGTCCATGTCCGCGCGGCGGCCGGGCGTTCAGCGGAACTGGGCGAACGGCTGCGGCAGATCGCTGAAGCCGTGCGCACCGCCCCAGGCTGCCTGGACTATACGGTGCGCCGCGACCCGGTGGACCCCGACCTGTGGACCGTCAGCGGCCACTGGGCCTGTGCTGCACAGCTCACTGAACACTTCGCCCTGCCGGCCCTGCAAGGGTTTATCGAACTGACCAGCCAGCACCTGGCGCGCCGCCTGGATTTCGACCACTGA